A genome region from Bacillota bacterium includes the following:
- a CDS encoding UvrB/UvrC motif-containing protein translates to MVCQECGKRPATVHLTQIINGQKRELHLCEQCARARGELGIMGEPFTIPTLLSSIITDGGHTFPGAGQAAGLRCDRCGLTYAEFARTGMLGCRHCYQAFENQLDSVLRRLHGTIVHGGKVPSRTGEEARVKRELNRLQEELAQVVIREEYEKAAQIRDRIRELEKKLQ, encoded by the coding sequence GTGGTGTGCCAGGAATGTGGTAAGCGGCCGGCCACCGTTCATCTTACCCAGATCATCAACGGGCAAAAGCGGGAGCTTCACCTGTGCGAGCAATGTGCCCGCGCTCGCGGCGAACTGGGCATCATGGGGGAGCCGTTCACCATACCCACCCTGCTTTCCAGCATCATCACCGACGGCGGTCACACCTTCCCGGGGGCCGGTCAGGCCGCAGGGCTCAGGTGTGACCGGTGTGGCCTCACGTACGCCGAGTTTGCCCGCACGGGAATGCTGGGCTGCCGGCACTGCTACCAGGCCTTCGAGAACCAGCTGGACTCGGTGCTGCGGCGACTGCACGGCACCATCGTCCACGGCGGGAAGGTGCCCAGCCGTACCGGTGAGGAGGCCCGGGTCAAGCGCGAGCTCAACCGGTTGCAGGAGGAACTGGCCCAGGTGGTGATCAGGGAAGAGTACGAGAAGGCCGCCCAGATCCGGGACCGGATCCGAGAGCTGGAGAAGAAGCTGCAGTGA
- a CDS encoding N-acetylmuramoyl-L-alanine amidase: MARFYPQRLPYVWSRESWSARPPAGKLVPLGSPRTITLHHTVSAPASPYREIHGIQDYHLRRGFMDIGYHFLVDRPSHVSGQDAYWGRQTQPDGSLSLGAHARDHNQANIGVAVLGNYEVDQASPQQLASLAALLAWLCFAWDIDPAHIVPHSDLNPTACPGRHLAAAVPWLRWQVTWWLHGLSGEAPASPLPGDQVRIVAPAASGIIPGKWHDGIAWAAVRPLATSLGRQVVWEDHSRTVYVFLQKRPLLSLRPPPVPQVRVVVEHTVLPLDPPARVEDNASMAPLQPLAAAMGQTVLWYPPSRTAAVVTSPGPPAPARM; the protein is encoded by the coding sequence ATGGCCCGCTTCTACCCCCAGCGACTGCCGTACGTCTGGAGCCGGGAATCCTGGTCGGCCCGGCCACCTGCGGGGAAGCTCGTTCCTCTGGGAAGTCCCCGCACGATAACCCTGCACCACACCGTGTCCGCACCGGCCTCCCCCTACCGGGAAATCCATGGCATCCAGGATTACCACCTGCGCCGGGGGTTCATGGACATCGGCTACCATTTCCTGGTAGACCGCCCCTCCCATGTAAGTGGTCAGGACGCCTACTGGGGCCGGCAGACCCAGCCGGACGGCTCTCTCAGCCTGGGAGCCCATGCCCGCGACCACAACCAGGCCAATATCGGGGTGGCCGTCCTGGGAAACTACGAGGTCGACCAGGCCTCGCCCCAGCAGCTGGCAAGCCTGGCTGCCCTCCTGGCCTGGCTGTGCTTCGCCTGGGACATCGACCCCGCCCATATCGTACCTCATTCCGACCTCAATCCCACGGCCTGCCCGGGCAGGCACCTGGCCGCCGCCGTCCCCTGGTTACGCTGGCAGGTCACCTGGTGGCTGCACGGCCTAAGCGGCGAGGCCCCCGCCTCCCCCCTGCCGGGCGATCAGGTGCGCATCGTCGCCCCTGCCGCTTCCGGCATCATCCCGGGCAAATGGCACGACGGCATCGCCTGGGCCGCCGTGCGCCCCCTGGCCACCTCTCTCGGCCGCCAGGTGGTGTGGGAGGATCACAGCCGCACCGTGTACGTATTCCTGCAGAAACGGCCCCTGCTCAGCCTGCGCCCGCCCCCGGTCCCCCAGGTGCGCGTGGTGGTGGAACATACCGTCCTCCCCCTCGACCCGCCCGCCCGCGTCGAGGACAACGCATCCATGGCCCCTCTGCAACCCCTCGCCGCGGCCATGGGGCAGACGGTACTGTGGTACCCTCCCTCCCGCACGGCGGCCGTGGTCACGTCCCCCGGGCCGCCCGCCCCCGCACGCATGTGA
- the fusA gene encoding elongation factor G gives MTKPEGIRNLALVSHGGAGKTTLSEAMLYVAGAVDRLGRVDEGSATTDYDPEEVRRKVSISTSIAPIRWSDRKVNVIDTPGYFDFVGEVKAGMRVVEAACVLCDAVAGVEVGTELVWGYAAERDLPCLVFVNKMDRENASFRRTLEGLQRNMGRGIVPLTVPIGAEAALRGVVDLVARCALVWDGAGQPREMEVPGDMVDEVNTYRAQLVEAAAEGSDDLLMKYLEGEELAPDEIWQGLAAGVRQRRVFPVLAGSALRTLGVGSLLDAVARLVPSPADAPARAETPAGETVECRPDPDAPFAALVFKTTADPYVGRMTLFRVYAGKVQSDSQVYNATRARTERVGQLFFLKGKHQEPTEAVGPGDIGTVAKLQETATGDTLCDQGHPVRLPGIAFPSPVYAVAVSPKARGDEEKISASLARLAEEDPTFRVEKSTATGQMLIYGMGELHLDVIVERLRRKFGVEVNLEAPRVPYRETVRQSVKSEYKHKKQTGGRGQYGHVFLEIEPGEPDREFEFGERIFGGAVPRQYVPAVEKGVREALQEGVLAGYPVTAVKVTLYDGSYHTVDSSELAFKIAASMAFKKGMAEAKPVLLEPIDRVEVMVPEAFMGDVMGDLNKKRGRILGMEPRGSFQVIRAMVPLAEMFRYAIDLRSITQGRGTFTMEFDHYEEVPAHLAQEIIAQAKAAREAAEK, from the coding sequence GTGACGAAACCGGAAGGGATCCGCAATCTGGCCCTGGTATCCCATGGCGGGGCGGGAAAGACCACGCTGTCCGAGGCCATGCTTTATGTGGCGGGCGCCGTTGATCGCCTGGGCCGGGTGGACGAGGGTTCGGCCACCACGGACTACGACCCCGAGGAAGTACGACGGAAGGTTTCCATCAGCACTTCAATTGCTCCCATACGGTGGAGCGACCGCAAGGTGAACGTGATCGACACCCCGGGCTACTTCGACTTCGTGGGCGAGGTCAAGGCGGGCATGCGGGTGGTGGAAGCCGCCTGCGTGCTGTGTGACGCGGTGGCCGGAGTGGAGGTGGGTACGGAACTCGTCTGGGGATACGCTGCCGAGCGGGACCTCCCCTGCCTGGTCTTCGTGAACAAGATGGACCGCGAGAACGCCAGCTTCCGCCGCACCCTGGAGGGTCTGCAGCGGAACATGGGCCGGGGGATCGTCCCCCTGACCGTTCCCATCGGGGCCGAGGCGGCTCTGCGTGGGGTGGTGGACCTGGTAGCCAGGTGCGCCCTGGTTTGGGACGGCGCCGGCCAGCCCCGCGAGATGGAGGTCCCGGGGGATATGGTGGATGAGGTGAACACCTACCGGGCGCAACTGGTGGAGGCGGCGGCCGAGGGCTCCGACGACCTTCTCATGAAGTACCTGGAGGGGGAGGAACTGGCTCCCGATGAGATCTGGCAGGGCCTGGCCGCCGGCGTGCGGCAGCGCAGGGTGTTCCCCGTGCTGGCGGGGTCGGCCTTGCGCACCCTGGGGGTGGGCTCCCTTCTGGACGCGGTGGCGAGGCTGGTCCCCTCGCCGGCCGATGCCCCGGCCCGAGCGGAGACGCCCGCGGGCGAGACCGTGGAGTGCCGACCCGACCCCGACGCTCCCTTCGCCGCCCTGGTGTTCAAGACCACTGCCGACCCGTATGTCGGCCGCATGACCCTGTTCCGGGTGTACGCGGGGAAGGTGCAATCGGATTCTCAGGTGTACAATGCCACCCGGGCCAGGACGGAGCGGGTGGGGCAACTGTTTTTCCTCAAGGGCAAGCACCAGGAACCCACCGAAGCGGTGGGGCCGGGTGACATCGGCACGGTGGCCAAGCTGCAGGAGACGGCCACGGGAGATACCCTCTGCGACCAGGGCCATCCGGTGCGGCTGCCGGGTATCGCCTTCCCTTCGCCCGTGTACGCGGTGGCCGTTTCTCCCAAGGCCCGCGGGGACGAGGAGAAGATCTCGGCCAGCCTGGCCCGCCTGGCCGAGGAAGATCCCACCTTCCGGGTGGAGAAGAGCACGGCTACCGGGCAGATGCTCATCTACGGCATGGGGGAACTGCACCTGGACGTGATCGTGGAACGGTTGCGGCGCAAGTTCGGGGTGGAGGTGAACCTGGAGGCGCCTCGCGTTCCCTACCGGGAAACGGTGCGGCAGTCCGTGAAGTCCGAGTACAAGCACAAGAAACAGACCGGCGGTCGCGGCCAGTACGGCCACGTGTTCCTGGAGATCGAGCCGGGCGAGCCGGACCGGGAGTTTGAGTTCGGCGAACGCATCTTCGGAGGGGCGGTGCCCAGGCAGTACGTTCCCGCGGTGGAGAAGGGCGTGCGGGAGGCCCTGCAGGAGGGGGTCCTGGCCGGCTACCCCGTCACCGCAGTCAAGGTCACTCTCTACGACGGTTCCTACCACACCGTGGACTCCTCGGAGCTGGCCTTCAAGATCGCCGCCTCCATGGCCTTCAAGAAGGGGATGGCGGAGGCTAAGCCTGTGTTGCTGGAGCCCATCGACCGGGTCGAGGTCATGGTGCCGGAAGCCTTCATGGGAGACGTGATGGGCGACCTCAACAAGAAGCGGGGCCGTATCCTGGGCATGGAGCCCCGCGGTTCCTTCCAGGTGATCCGGGCCATGGTGCCCCTGGCGGAGATGTTCCGCTACGCCATCGACCTGCGTTCCATCACCCAGGGGCGGGGCACCTTCACCATGGAGTTCGACCACTACGAGGAAGTGCCGGCCCACCTGGCCCAGGAGATCATCGCCCAGGCCAAGGCGGCCAGAGAGGCCGCGGAGAAGTAA
- a CDS encoding CtsR family transcriptional regulator, whose product MARNLADLIEEYLESLLVDAPEGSVEVQRGELAERFGCAPSQINYVLDTRFTYAQGFLVESRRGSGGYLRIVKLPAHAREVIRRALEHGPETMSQVQAERCILRLHGEGIITAREARLMAAALRRETLALGLPWRDEVRARVFRAMLLELARDTAEALAGERAERKE is encoded by the coding sequence ATGGCCCGCAATCTGGCCGACCTGATCGAGGAATATCTGGAATCCCTCCTGGTCGACGCCCCGGAAGGATCGGTGGAGGTCCAGAGGGGCGAACTGGCGGAGAGGTTCGGGTGTGCCCCCTCCCAGATCAACTACGTGCTCGACACCCGGTTCACCTATGCCCAGGGCTTCCTGGTGGAGAGCCGGCGGGGGTCGGGCGGCTACCTGCGCATAGTCAAGCTACCCGCCCACGCCCGCGAGGTCATCCGGCGCGCCCTGGAACACGGTCCCGAGACCATGAGTCAGGTTCAGGCAGAACGCTGCATCCTGCGCCTGCATGGAGAGGGGATAATAACCGCGCGGGAGGCCCGTCTCATGGCGGCTGCCCTGAGACGGGAGACCCTTGCCCTCGGTCTCCCGTGGCGGGACGAGGTGCGCGCGCGGGTGTTTCGAGCCATGTTGCTGGAACTGGCCAGGGACACGGCGGAGGCCCTGGCGGGGGAGCGGGCCGAGAGGAAGGAGTGA
- the smpB gene encoding SsrA-binding protein SmpB: protein MPAGPEATKTVTENRRARHDYHIEDTIEAGICLLGSEVKSLREGAANLQDSYAEIRDGEVFLVNAHIAPYRAASHFGHHDPRRPRKLLLHRAEIRRLEARVKQRGYTLVPLRLYFRGGRAKVELALARGKRLYDHRRDIAERDARRETQRYGCGGILHRS, encoded by the coding sequence ATGCCGGCTGGGCCGGAAGCCACGAAGACGGTGACCGAGAACAGGCGGGCCCGGCACGACTACCACATCGAAGACACCATCGAGGCCGGGATTTGCCTGCTGGGCTCGGAGGTGAAGTCCCTCCGGGAGGGGGCCGCCAACCTGCAGGACAGCTATGCCGAGATTAGGGACGGTGAGGTCTTCCTCGTCAACGCCCACATTGCTCCCTACCGGGCGGCTTCCCATTTCGGTCACCACGATCCCCGCCGTCCCCGCAAGCTTCTCCTCCACCGGGCCGAGATCCGTCGTCTGGAGGCCCGGGTCAAGCAGCGGGGCTACACCCTGGTCCCCCTGCGCCTCTACTTCCGGGGGGGAAGGGCCAAGGTGGAACTGGCGCTGGCCCGGGGTAAGCGGCTTTACGACCACCGGCGCGACATCGCCGAGCGCGACGCCCGCCGGGAAACGCAGCGCTACGGATGCGGTGGAATTCTACACCGATCGTAA
- a CDS encoding Vms1/Ankzf1 family peptidyl-tRNA hydrolase has translation MLSRRQVEVLRQFQAGPDAVVVSLYLDVSAEKYPRREYQVTARKLLREARESLDPTLPREVRRAAEADLERMEQYVGLGFQREGGVRGLSVFACEPRGLWQVYGLPGPVPDLVVPAGAPYLRPLWLQLHDYPRFGVVMVERAGSRFLTAGGGQAREVETLASDVPSRVRRSGWAGLKGRRIERHIDDHVQRHLKEVAGRAQALAEEHDCDYVVVGGNPALSQQLLHGLASPWRERVLGTLPLAAAARPAQVLEAVTGLHEEVSRSRGRKALEDVLAEVRAGGNVVTGLPGVLRAVQEGAATTVVVDSAFNTSGCRCPSCGYLDLQAGACPRCARTLVAVADLVTELMELALERGCQVERVGGAPRRDQLRGVGALLRYLPTPFTG, from the coding sequence TTGCTGAGCCGCCGGCAGGTGGAGGTGCTGCGGCAGTTTCAGGCGGGTCCGGACGCGGTGGTGGTGAGTCTTTACCTGGACGTTTCCGCCGAGAAGTATCCCCGCAGGGAGTATCAGGTTACCGCCCGCAAGCTCTTGCGGGAAGCGCGCGAGTCCCTTGACCCTACCCTGCCCCGTGAGGTGCGGCGGGCTGCCGAAGCCGACCTGGAGCGGATGGAGCAATACGTGGGCCTGGGATTTCAGCGGGAAGGCGGCGTGAGAGGGTTGTCCGTGTTCGCCTGCGAACCCAGGGGGCTGTGGCAGGTTTACGGACTGCCGGGGCCGGTCCCCGACCTGGTGGTGCCGGCGGGGGCGCCCTACCTGCGTCCCCTCTGGCTTCAGCTCCACGACTACCCCCGTTTCGGGGTGGTCATGGTGGAACGGGCCGGCTCTCGCTTCCTGACGGCGGGAGGCGGCCAGGCCCGCGAAGTGGAGACCCTTGCTTCGGATGTCCCCTCCCGGGTGCGCAGGTCCGGCTGGGCCGGCCTCAAGGGGCGGCGCATTGAACGGCACATCGACGATCACGTGCAGCGGCACCTCAAGGAGGTGGCCGGGCGCGCTCAGGCCCTGGCGGAGGAACACGATTGCGATTATGTGGTGGTGGGGGGCAACCCGGCCCTCTCCCAGCAGCTCCTGCATGGGCTTGCTTCGCCCTGGCGGGAACGGGTACTGGGAACTCTGCCCCTGGCGGCCGCGGCCCGCCCGGCCCAGGTGCTGGAAGCGGTGACCGGACTCCACGAGGAGGTGTCCCGCAGCCGGGGGAGGAAGGCGCTGGAGGACGTCCTGGCCGAAGTCAGGGCGGGGGGAAACGTGGTGACGGGGCTGCCCGGGGTCCTGCGGGCGGTGCAGGAGGGTGCCGCCACCACGGTGGTGGTCGACAGCGCCTTCAACACGTCCGGATGCCGCTGCCCCTCCTGCGGCTACCTGGATCTGCAGGCAGGAGCGTGCCCCCGCTGCGCGCGTACCCTGGTGGCGGTGGCCGACCTGGTCACGGAACTGATGGAACTGGCCCTGGAACGGGGCTGCCAGGTGGAAAGGGTGGGGGGCGCTCCCCGGCGCGATCAACTGCGGGGTGTGGGTGCTCTCCTTCGCTACCTGCCGACCCCGTTCACGGGGTGA
- a CDS encoding protein arginine kinase, producing MNLDEVLYNSHTSWMDPSGPDSDVVLSARVRLARNLEDVVFPSRMEEEGAQRVLRMVERAAEDLDRDPELGPVGLFRLDDLSNLDRQVLVEKHLISPHHAQQPRGRAVILRQDESLCIMVNEEDHLRIQSLTPGMQLDGAWRTAQAADDVLEGRLNYAFCQRRGYLTTCPTNVGTGMRGSVMMHLPGLAMVGQARQVFSALGKLGLAVRGLYGEGSEAHGNIFQVSNQTSLGPSEEEILRNLKAVSTQVIAHERNARRALLSQTRLQLEDRVWRAYGILLNARVMSSEEAIKLWSDVRLGVDLGIITEGVPVEALNELLVATRPGYIQKVVGRDLEPAQRDAERAALIRHRLRR from the coding sequence GTGAACCTGGATGAAGTCCTGTACAACTCCCATACCTCGTGGATGGATCCTTCCGGACCGGACAGCGACGTGGTCCTTTCCGCTCGGGTCCGGCTGGCGCGCAACCTGGAGGATGTGGTCTTTCCCTCCCGGATGGAGGAGGAGGGGGCCCAGCGGGTGCTGCGCATGGTGGAACGCGCCGCCGAGGATCTGGACCGCGACCCCGAACTCGGGCCGGTGGGGCTGTTCCGGCTGGACGACCTGAGCAACCTGGATCGCCAGGTGCTGGTGGAGAAGCACCTTATTTCCCCCCACCATGCCCAGCAGCCCCGCGGGCGGGCGGTCATCCTGCGCCAGGACGAGAGCCTGTGCATCATGGTCAACGAGGAAGACCACCTGCGCATCCAGAGTCTCACCCCCGGCATGCAGCTCGACGGGGCCTGGCGGACGGCCCAGGCTGCCGACGATGTGCTGGAAGGCCGGCTCAACTATGCTTTCTGTCAGAGGCGCGGGTACCTGACCACCTGCCCCACCAACGTGGGGACGGGCATGCGCGGTTCGGTGATGATGCACCTCCCCGGCCTGGCCATGGTGGGGCAGGCCCGCCAGGTGTTCTCTGCCCTGGGCAAGCTGGGGCTGGCCGTACGCGGTCTTTACGGTGAGGGCAGCGAAGCCCACGGCAACATCTTTCAGGTATCGAACCAGACCTCTCTGGGACCTTCGGAAGAGGAGATCCTGCGCAACCTGAAGGCGGTTTCCACCCAGGTGATCGCCCACGAGCGCAACGCCCGCCGGGCGTTGCTTTCCCAGACCCGCCTCCAGCTCGAGGACCGGGTCTGGCGGGCGTACGGCATCCTCCTCAACGCCCGCGTCATGTCCTCGGAGGAAGCCATCAAGCTGTGGTCGGACGTGCGTCTGGGAGTGGATCTGGGGATCATAACCGAGGGAGTCCCGGTGGAGGCCCTGAATGAGCTACTGGTGGCCACCCGGCCGGGTTATATCCAGAAGGTGGTGGGTAGGGATCTGGAGCCGGCTCAGCGGGATGCGGAGCGGGCTGCCCTCATCCGTCACCGCCTGCGCCGGTGA
- a CDS encoding ATP-dependent Clp protease ATP-binding subunit, with translation MFGRFTERAQRVIVLAQEEARRLNHDFVGTEHLLLGLIREGQGIAAKALISLGVDLERVRQEVEKMIPRGQGAPQGEIGFTPRAKKVVLELAAEEARMLGHNYIGTEHILLGLLREGEGVAARVLDNLGADLDRVRSQVIHLLGGPMPAAPAGKPAGRQRSTTPTLDTYGRDLTALAREGKLDPVIGREQEIERVIQILSRRTKNNPVLIGEPGVGKTAIVEGLAQRIVDAKVPEILRDRRVVTLDLAAMVAGSKYRGEFEERLKKVMEEIRQSGNIILFVDEMHTIIGAGAAEGAIDASNILKPALARGELQCVGATTLDEYRKHVEKDPALERRFQPIMVNEPTADEALAILRGLRDRYEAHHRVEITDQALETAVRLSDRYVADRFLPDKAIDVMDEAASRVRLRSFVAPPDLKALEQRLEELRKEKEASIQCQEFEKAARLRDQEQKLKADLDRQREEWEKQKSSAKATVTEEDIAQVVSAWTGIPVSKMKVEEQERLLHLEAELHRRVIGQDEAVQAVARAIRRARAGLKDPRRPIGSFIFLGPTGVGKTELARALAEALFGDEDAMVHLDMSEYMERHTVSRLVGAPPGYVGYEEGGQLTEAVRRRPYSVILLDEIEKAHQEVFNILLQVLEDGRLTEAKGRTVDFRNTVVIMTSNAGSHYLRGQTAMGFRAAHDDQRTYQDLKDRVMEEVKRTFRPEFLNRIDEIIVFHPLTEEHLKKIVELMLGRVVARLKENGLELEFTEGAREVLIREGSDLMFGARPLRRTIQRMVEDRLADLMLEGRFAYGDTLVVDAGPDGRSLAFHKKEEFAQAQPERAGVK, from the coding sequence ATGTTCGGACGTTTCACGGAAAGGGCACAGAGGGTGATAGTGCTGGCCCAGGAGGAGGCGCGGCGGCTCAACCACGACTTCGTGGGCACCGAGCACCTCCTGCTCGGTCTCATCCGGGAAGGCCAGGGGATTGCCGCCAAGGCCCTCATCAGCCTGGGGGTCGACCTGGAGCGGGTGCGCCAGGAGGTGGAGAAGATGATCCCGCGGGGCCAGGGTGCTCCCCAGGGTGAGATCGGCTTCACGCCCCGGGCCAAGAAGGTGGTGCTGGAGCTGGCGGCGGAAGAAGCCCGCATGCTGGGCCACAACTACATCGGCACCGAGCACATCCTCTTGGGGCTGCTTCGGGAAGGGGAAGGTGTGGCCGCCCGGGTGCTGGATAACCTGGGCGCGGACCTGGACCGGGTGCGCAGCCAGGTGATCCACCTGCTGGGCGGTCCCATGCCCGCGGCACCGGCGGGAAAGCCGGCCGGACGGCAGCGCAGCACCACCCCCACCCTGGACACCTATGGCCGTGACCTCACTGCGCTGGCCCGGGAGGGCAAGCTCGACCCCGTCATCGGGCGGGAGCAGGAGATCGAGCGGGTGATCCAGATCCTTTCCCGCCGCACCAAGAACAACCCGGTGCTCATCGGGGAGCCCGGGGTGGGCAAGACCGCCATCGTGGAGGGGCTGGCCCAGCGCATCGTGGATGCCAAGGTTCCCGAAATCCTGCGCGACCGCCGGGTGGTGACCCTGGACCTGGCCGCCATGGTGGCCGGCTCCAAGTACCGGGGTGAGTTCGAAGAGCGCCTGAAGAAGGTCATGGAGGAGATCCGCCAGTCGGGCAACATCATCCTCTTCGTAGACGAGATGCACACCATCATCGGGGCGGGGGCAGCCGAAGGGGCGATCGATGCTTCCAATATCCTGAAGCCCGCCCTGGCCCGCGGGGAGCTGCAGTGCGTGGGGGCCACCACTCTGGACGAGTATCGCAAGCACGTGGAGAAGGACCCCGCCCTGGAGAGGCGCTTCCAGCCCATCATGGTGAACGAGCCCACCGCGGACGAGGCCCTGGCCATCTTGCGCGGCCTGCGCGACCGCTACGAGGCCCACCATCGGGTGGAGATCACCGATCAGGCCCTGGAGACGGCGGTGAGGCTGTCCGACCGGTACGTGGCCGACCGCTTCCTGCCCGACAAGGCCATCGACGTGATGGACGAGGCGGCTTCCCGGGTGCGGTTGCGTTCCTTCGTGGCGCCCCCTGACCTGAAGGCCCTGGAGCAGCGGCTGGAGGAGCTCCGTAAGGAGAAGGAAGCCTCCATCCAGTGCCAGGAGTTCGAGAAGGCGGCCCGGCTGCGCGACCAGGAGCAGAAGCTGAAGGCTGACCTGGACCGGCAGCGCGAGGAGTGGGAGAAGCAGAAGTCATCGGCGAAGGCCACCGTCACGGAAGAAGACATCGCCCAGGTGGTATCGGCCTGGACGGGCATCCCGGTCTCCAAGATGAAGGTGGAAGAGCAGGAGCGCCTGCTCCACCTGGAGGCGGAGCTCCACCGCCGCGTCATCGGTCAGGACGAGGCCGTGCAGGCGGTGGCGCGGGCCATCCGCCGGGCCCGGGCCGGGCTGAAGGACCCCAGGCGGCCCATCGGCTCCTTCATTTTCCTCGGCCCCACCGGGGTGGGCAAGACCGAGCTGGCGCGGGCCCTGGCGGAGGCCCTGTTCGGCGATGAAGACGCCATGGTTCACCTGGATATGTCCGAGTACATGGAGCGCCACACCGTGTCCCGGCTGGTGGGTGCCCCGCCCGGCTACGTGGGTTACGAGGAGGGCGGCCAGCTCACCGAGGCCGTGCGTCGGCGCCCCTACTCGGTGATCCTGCTGGACGAGATCGAGAAGGCCCACCAGGAGGTGTTCAACATCCTGCTCCAGGTGCTGGAGGACGGTCGCCTCACCGAGGCCAAGGGGCGCACGGTGGACTTCCGCAACACGGTGGTGATCATGACCTCCAACGCGGGGTCGCACTACCTGCGCGGGCAGACCGCTATGGGATTCCGGGCGGCCCACGACGACCAGCGCACCTATCAGGACCTGAAGGACCGGGTCATGGAGGAGGTAAAGCGCACCTTCCGGCCCGAGTTCCTCAACCGCATCGACGAGATCATTGTCTTCCACCCGCTCACCGAGGAGCACCTCAAGAAGATCGTGGAGCTCATGCTGGGGCGGGTGGTGGCCCGCCTGAAGGAGAACGGGCTGGAGCTGGAGTTCACGGAAGGAGCCAGGGAGGTCCTCATCCGGGAGGGTTCGGACCTCATGTTCGGTGCCCGGCCCCTGCGGCGGACCATCCAGCGCATGGTAGAGGATCGCCTGGCTGACCTTATGCTGGAGGGGCGGTTCGCGTACGGTGACACCCTGGTGGTGGACGCGGGCCCTGACGGCCGGAGCCTGGCCTTCCACAAGAAGGAGGAATTCGCGCAGGCTCAGCCCGAGCGGGCGGGTGTGAAGTAG
- a CDS encoding class I SAM-dependent rRNA methyltransferase, with product MAIVHLTRGPHRAREGHPWVFASEIENIGGDFAPGDLVTVVDHRGRFVGRGFINPASLIRVRLLTHRDEQVDDDFWLARLRAAWEQRQPFWGDAACRVVFAESDGLPGLVADRFGPWLVVQTLALGVDVRRDFLVEALRSLTACPAVFLRNDAPVRELEGLPLESGPAPGTPADLPPRVEVAEGDVRLWVDVAAGHKTGHFLDQRLNRGAAARLAPGARVLDAFSYTGGFAVHAARAGAREVLAVESSAWAVGLARENAELNGVAEGCRFREGNAFDLLRTLEQEHERFDLVILDPPAFARSRDALAGALRGYKEINLRALRLLNPGGYLVTSSCSSHLDPDTFLTVVAKAARDAGRRVLVLEMRGQPPDHPVLLGYPESRYLKCFICRSFPA from the coding sequence ATGGCCATCGTCCACCTCACCCGGGGACCGCATCGAGCTCGCGAAGGACACCCCTGGGTGTTCGCCAGCGAAATCGAGAACATCGGAGGCGATTTCGCTCCCGGCGACCTGGTCACCGTGGTGGATCACCGCGGGCGGTTTGTGGGGCGGGGTTTCATCAACCCCGCCTCTCTGATCAGGGTGAGGTTGCTCACCCACCGGGACGAGCAGGTGGACGACGACTTCTGGCTGGCTCGCCTGCGCGCCGCGTGGGAGCAGCGACAGCCGTTCTGGGGGGATGCCGCCTGCCGGGTGGTGTTCGCCGAGTCGGACGGCCTTCCCGGCCTGGTGGCAGACAGGTTTGGCCCCTGGCTGGTGGTGCAGACCCTGGCCCTGGGGGTGGACGTGCGCCGGGACTTCCTGGTGGAGGCCCTGCGCTCCCTTACCGCGTGCCCGGCCGTCTTTCTGCGCAACGACGCCCCCGTGCGGGAGCTGGAGGGCCTGCCCCTGGAAAGCGGCCCCGCGCCCGGTACCCCCGCGGACCTGCCCCCGCGCGTGGAGGTGGCGGAGGGGGACGTCCGCCTGTGGGTGGACGTGGCCGCAGGGCACAAGACCGGTCATTTTCTCGACCAGCGGCTCAACCGGGGGGCGGCGGCCCGCCTGGCCCCGGGTGCCCGTGTGCTGGATGCCTTCTCGTACACGGGCGGCTTTGCCGTCCACGCCGCCCGCGCCGGCGCTCGCGAGGTACTGGCGGTGGAATCTTCCGCCTGGGCGGTGGGGTTGGCGCGGGAAAACGCCGAACTGAACGGGGTGGCCGAGGGGTGCCGCTTCCGGGAGGGGAACGCCTTCGACCTGTTGCGTACCCTGGAACAGGAGCACGAGCGGTTTGATCTGGTCATCCTGGACCCGCCCGCCTTTGCCCGCTCCCGCGACGCCCTCGCGGGCGCCCTGCGCGGCTACAAGGAGATCAACCTGCGCGCACTGCGCCTGCTCAACCCGGGCGGGTACCTGGTCACCAGTTCCTGCTCTTCCCATCTGGACCCGGACACCTTCCTGACGGTGGTGGCAAAGGCCGCTCGCGACGCCGGTCGCCGGGTGCTGGTGCTGGAGATGCGGGGCCAGCCTCCCGATCACCCCGTCCTGCTCGGATACCCGGAGAGCCGCTATCTCAAGTGCTTCATCTGCCGCTCGTTTCCCGCTTAG